In Necator americanus strain Aroian chromosome IV, whole genome shotgun sequence, the following proteins share a genomic window:
- a CDS encoding hypothetical protein (NECATOR_CHRIV.G14402.T1) yields MIPQGLLLAVFAITSVFMITSLHHIEEGHVGVYFRGGALLTKVSAPGYHLMIPFVTSYKSVQVTLQTDEAKNVPCGTSGGVMIYFDRIEVVNILSASSVYDIVKNYTVDYDKPLIFNKVHHEVNQFCSSHSLQEVYIDLFDQIDENLKTALQEDLTVMAPGLFVQAVRVTKPKIPEAIRHNYEQMEAEKTKLLVATQHQKVVEKEAETERKKAVIEAEKKAQVAAIMHKQTIAEKETQKKISQLEDESHLASQKAKADAEFYRAQKEAEANRILLTPEYLELKRIEAIAQNNKIFYGQDIPSAFFHSEAAGAQNVARTHSKDAH; encoded by the exons ATGATTCCGCAAGGGTTGCTACTTGCCGTGTTTGCTATCACGTCGGTTTTTATGATAACTTCACTGCATCACATAGAAGAAGGACATGTTGGAGTGTATTTCCGG GGTGGTGCGCTTCTTACAAAAGTTAGTGCTCCCGGCTACCACTTGATGATTCCATTCGTGACTTCATATAAAAGTGTTCAG GTCACATTGCAAACTGATGAAGCAAAAAACGTACCGTGTGGTACAAGTGGCGGTGTTATGATATATTTCGACAGAATAGAGGTTGTCAACATCCTTAGTGCTAGTAGCG TATACGACATTGTTAAAAACTACACAGTGGATTATGACAAACCGCTCATCTTCAATAAGGTCCACCACGAGGTCAATCAGTTCTGTTCGAGTCATTCGCTTCAGGAAGTCTACATCGACCTGTTCG ATCAGATTGATGAAAACTTAAAGACAGCACTCCAAGAAGACCTTACAGTAATGGCTCCCGGATTGTTTGTTCAGGCAGTTAGAGTTACAAAACCCAAAATACCTGAAGCGATTCGACACAACTACGAACAAATGGAAGCCGAAAAG acgaaaCTACTTGTTGCCACCCAACATCAGAAAGTTGTCGAAAAGGAAGCTGAAACTGAGCGGAAGAAGGCTGTTATAG AAGCGGAGAAGAAGGCACAAGTGGCCGCAATCATGCACAAGCAAACAAttgctgaaaaagaaacacagaaGAAAATCAGCCAACTCGAAGACGAGAGTCACCTGG CATCTCAGAAAGCCAAGGCAGACGCTGAGTTTTACAGGGCCCAGAAAGAAGCTGAGGCAAACCGAATACTACTCACACC GGAATATTTGGAACTCAAGCGAATAGAAGCTATtgcacaaaataataaaattttctatgGACAAGATATTCCTAGCGCTTTCTTCCATTCCGAAGCTGCTGGTGCACAGAACGTTGCTAGAACTCATTCAAAAGATGCTCATTAA